A stretch of DNA from Hydrogenophaga sp. SL48:
CCGGCTCGCTCACCCACCCCGGAAACCACCCGTTGCAGCATGCAGCACGACCTGTTCGGCGCTCCGCCGGCCCCCCTTCCGCCGCCCGCCACGGCGCCCGCACCGGCGGAGGCAACGGCCGCGCCCGCTGCGCCCCGCCGGCGAGCCAGCGAGGTGTGGCCGCTCGCGCACGGTGGCGCCACCCGCGCCCTCGCCGCCCACCTGAATCCACGCATCCGCCTGGGCGCCTCGACCTGGAGCTACCCGGGCTGGGCCGGCATCGTGTGGGACGAGGGGCCGTACAGCGAGGCGGTGCTGGCCAAGAACGGATTGAGCGCCTACGCGCAGCACCCGCTGCTGCGCTGCGTGGGCATCGACCGCTCGTTCTACCGCCCGCTGACCGAGGGGCAGTACGCGCGCTACGCGGGCGAGGTGCCGGACGATTTCCGCTTCGTGGTGAAGGCGCCGGCGCTGGTGACGGACGCGCTGGTGCGCGGCGAACAGGGCCAGGGCCGCCAGCCCAACACGGCGTTTCTGGACCCGGCGCTGGCCGCGCAGGAATTCATCACCCCCGCGCTGGCGGGGCTGGGCGACAAGGTGGGCGCGCTGGTGTTCCAGCTCAGCCCGCTGCCCTTCTCGCAGTTGCAGCGCCTGCCGCTGCTGCTGGAGCGGCTGCGCGCGATGCTCAAGGCGCTGCCCGATGTGCGCGGCGCCACGCCCGACGGCGTGGTGGCGGTGGAGGTGCGCGACCCGGAGTGGCTCTCGCCCAGCATCGCGCCGAAGCTGGCGGCCGTGCTCAAGGACACCGGCGCCACCTACTGCCTGGGCCTGCACGCCAAGATGCCGCGTCTGGCCGAGCAGCTGCCGTTGCTGCGCGCGCTCTGGCCCGGGCCGATGGTCTGCCGCTGGAACCTGAACCCGCTGCACGGCGCCTACGGCTACGAGGACGCGCAGCGCTCCTACGAACCCTACGACCGCCTCCACGACGTGGACGAAGAGACGCGCGAGCTGATCGTGCGCACGGTGCGCGGCGTGACGGGCGCCGGGCAGAACGCCTACGTGACGATCAGCAACAAGGCCGAGGGCTGTGCGCCGCTGTCGGCCCGGGCGCTGGCGGAGGGGTTGGCGGCTGGTGAGGCCCCAGGCCCCTGACAGCCTTCAGGTGGGCCTGTCGCCGGGCCGCCCCAAGGCAGGCCCAGCCCCCTCGGGGGGCAGCGACCCGCGCAGCGGTGGAGCGTGGGGGCTCAGGTCAACGCGCAG
This window harbors:
- a CDS encoding DUF72 domain-containing protein is translated as MQHDLFGAPPAPLPPPATAPAPAEATAAPAAPRRRASEVWPLAHGGATRALAAHLNPRIRLGASTWSYPGWAGIVWDEGPYSEAVLAKNGLSAYAQHPLLRCVGIDRSFYRPLTEGQYARYAGEVPDDFRFVVKAPALVTDALVRGEQGQGRQPNTAFLDPALAAQEFITPALAGLGDKVGALVFQLSPLPFSQLQRLPLLLERLRAMLKALPDVRGATPDGVVAVEVRDPEWLSPSIAPKLAAVLKDTGATYCLGLHAKMPRLAEQLPLLRALWPGPMVCRWNLNPLHGAYGYEDAQRSYEPYDRLHDVDEETRELIVRTVRGVTGAGQNAYVTISNKAEGCAPLSARALAEGLAAGEAPGP